A single region of the Methanococcoides sp. AM1 genome encodes:
- a CDS encoding beta-CASP ribonuclease aCPSF1: MAIEDVLSDLKKKIEEKVPDGTTITSVEFEGPQLVVYTEDPKNFADNGHIVRNLAKTLRTRIVVRPDPKVLVSPEDAIEKIKDTVPKDSILTNFHFDPDVGEVVIEAEKPGLVIGKHGETLREITKKIGWTPKVVRTPPIKSRTVNNIREFMRTNHKDRKEILKSVGRNIHRECTSKDKWVRVTSLGGCKEVGRSCFLLSTPESKVMIDCGVNVGSDDNMTPYLYLPEVQPLNQIDAVVLTHAHLDHQGLVPLLYKYGYEGPIYCTSPTRDMMVLLQLDYIDVAAKDGKRIPYESSNVRDGLKHTIALDFEEVTDIAPDIKLTFHNAGHIIGSAISHFHIGDGLHNVVITGDYKYGPTRLFDPAVNKFPRVETVITESTYGASSATQPPLKEAEKNLQQIVKRTIANNGIVLIPAFAVGRSQEVMIVLEDAIRKGIIDDIPVYLDGMIWEATAIHATYPEYLNNNLRKLIFQKGQNPFLAECFKPVDSHDLRKKIINDPHPCVILSTSGMMNAGPVMEYFKAFAPDPNNTLVFVGYQADGTLGRRIQKGWKEIPLSSKNGAEVVQMNMDVQVVDGFSGHSDRKQLMEFFKKMKPQPERVFTEHGDERSCIDLASSLHKKYRLETRALTNLETVRLV, encoded by the coding sequence ATGGCAATAGAAGATGTACTATCTGACCTAAAAAAGAAAATAGAAGAAAAGGTCCCTGATGGAACTACCATCACCAGTGTTGAGTTTGAGGGGCCACAACTTGTTGTTTATACTGAAGATCCTAAAAATTTTGCAGACAATGGTCATATCGTAAGAAACCTTGCAAAAACTCTTCGAACAAGGATAGTCGTTCGTCCGGACCCTAAGGTCCTAGTTTCTCCAGAGGATGCTATCGAAAAAATAAAAGATACTGTTCCAAAGGATTCCATTCTAACTAATTTTCACTTCGATCCTGATGTGGGAGAAGTGGTCATAGAAGCTGAAAAGCCAGGACTTGTGATCGGTAAGCACGGAGAGACACTCCGTGAGATCACAAAGAAGATCGGCTGGACACCAAAGGTTGTCCGCACACCGCCTATCAAATCCCGAACTGTTAATAACATCAGGGAATTTATGCGAACTAACCACAAGGATCGTAAAGAGATCCTTAAGAGCGTTGGGCGCAATATTCACAGGGAATGTACCTCAAAGGACAAGTGGGTAAGGGTTACATCATTGGGAGGTTGTAAAGAAGTAGGAAGAAGTTGCTTCCTTTTATCAACTCCTGAGTCAAAGGTCATGATCGATTGTGGTGTTAACGTCGGTTCCGACGATAATATGACTCCTTATCTCTATTTACCTGAGGTACAGCCACTTAACCAGATCGATGCTGTCGTACTGACACATGCTCACCTTGACCATCAGGGACTTGTTCCTCTCCTTTACAAATATGGCTATGAAGGTCCTATTTACTGCACATCACCTACAAGGGACATGATGGTGCTCTTACAGCTGGATTATATCGATGTGGCTGCAAAGGATGGTAAAAGGATACCTTACGAGTCTTCAAATGTGCGTGACGGACTTAAACACACCATTGCACTTGATTTTGAAGAGGTTACCGACATTGCACCTGATATCAAGCTCACATTCCACAATGCAGGTCATATCATCGGTTCAGCAATATCACATTTCCATATTGGTGATGGTCTTCACAATGTTGTTATCACCGGTGACTACAAGTACGGCCCTACAAGGCTCTTTGACCCTGCTGTCAACAAGTTCCCGCGTGTTGAGACCGTCATAACCGAATCGACCTATGGTGCATCCTCGGCAACACAGCCACCCCTTAAAGAAGCTGAGAAGAACCTTCAGCAGATCGTCAAAAGGACAATTGCCAACAATGGTATTGTACTGATCCCTGCGTTCGCTGTGGGAAGAAGTCAGGAAGTCATGATAGTTCTAGAAGATGCTATCAGGAAGGGTATCATTGACGACATTCCTGTCTATCTTGATGGTATGATATGGGAAGCTACAGCCATACATGCGACCTATCCGGAATACCTGAACAACAATCTCAGAAAGCTCATTTTCCAGAAAGGCCAGAATCCATTCCTTGCAGAATGCTTCAAGCCTGTAGATTCCCATGACCTGCGAAAGAAGATCATTAATGATCCACATCCATGTGTGATCCTCTCAACCTCCGGTATGATGAATGCAGGTCCTGTTATGGAATATTTCAAGGCATTTGCACCTGATCCCAACAACACTCTTGTTTTCGTCGGTTATCAGGCAGATGGTACACTTGGAAGACGCATTCAGAAAGGCTGGAAGGAGATCCCGCTCTCATCCAAGAACGGAGCTGAGGTCGTCCAGATGAATATGGATGTGCAGGTAGTCGATGGTTTCTCAGGACACTCTGACAGAAAACAGCTAATGGAGTTCTTTAAGAAGATGAAACCACAGCCAGAGCGTGTCTTCACTGAGCACGGTGATGAACGTTCCTGTATCGACCTTGCAAGTTCATTGCACAAGAAGTATCGCCTCGAAACAAGAGCACTTACAAACCTTGAGACTGTAAGGCTTGTTTGA
- a CDS encoding TIGR00295 family protein, whose amino-acid sequence MISPSDALKLLEEAGCAANVIRHCQVVSKKAVEIAVAYRGSGKDVDLEVVEVGALLHDIGRCRTHGIRHALEGVSIAEDLDLDRRLIRIIRNHIGAGITCQEASRLGLPEVDYLPVSIEEKIVSHADNLVMGEETVTISRCLQRMKDRGMSEDAIARVQDLADEVGIY is encoded by the coding sequence ATGATCTCACCTTCTGATGCCCTGAAACTTCTTGAGGAAGCAGGTTGTGCAGCGAATGTTATTCGCCATTGTCAGGTCGTTTCAAAAAAGGCAGTGGAAATTGCTGTTGCATACAGGGGATCAGGTAAGGATGTTGATCTTGAGGTCGTGGAAGTAGGTGCCCTTCTTCATGATATTGGAAGATGTCGCACTCATGGAATAAGACACGCTCTGGAGGGAGTATCGATCGCAGAAGATCTTGATCTGGATCGCCGTCTTATACGTATTATAAGGAACCACATCGGTGCAGGTATAACCTGTCAGGAAGCTTCACGTCTGGGTCTTCCTGAGGTTGATTATCTTCCTGTGAGCATCGAGGAGAAAATCGTTTCTCATGCTGATAATCTTGTAATGGGGGAAGAAACTGTAACCATTTCAAGATGCCTTCAGCGTATGAAGGACAGAGGTATGAGTGAAGATGCCATTGCCAGAGTTCAGGATCTTGCGGATGAGGTCGGAATTTATTGA
- the psmB gene encoding archaeal proteasome endopeptidase complex subunit beta produces the protein MDNDKHLKGTTTVGIVCSDGVVLATEQRATMGNFIASKTAKKIYQIDDLVGMTTAGSVGDAQQIVRVISVESKLFKMRRQESVTIKGIATLLSNLLSGQRYYPLMVQLLIGGFDKNGPAVYSLDALGGKIEETKAVSTGSGSPMAYGVLEDRYKEDMSVEEGVDLAIRALHNAMKRDSASGEGIDVVVITKDKYERLDQEEVKEKRKALY, from the coding sequence ATGGATAATGATAAGCATTTAAAAGGCACAACTACTGTAGGTATAGTGTGCTCTGATGGAGTAGTCCTTGCTACTGAACAAAGAGCAACCATGGGGAATTTTATCGCCAGCAAGACTGCAAAGAAGATCTACCAGATCGATGACCTTGTGGGAATGACTACTGCAGGCTCTGTAGGCGATGCACAGCAGATCGTACGTGTCATTAGTGTAGAATCCAAGCTTTTCAAGATGCGCAGGCAGGAATCCGTTACAATTAAAGGTATTGCAACACTTCTCTCTAATTTATTGAGCGGACAGAGATATTATCCACTTATGGTCCAGTTGCTTATTGGCGGATTTGACAAGAACGGACCCGCAGTCTATTCACTGGATGCACTTGGTGGTAAGATCGAAGAGACCAAAGCAGTGTCAACAGGCTCAGGTTCTCCAATGGCATATGGTGTTCTTGAAGACCGTTACAAAGAGGATATGAGCGTAGAAGAAGGTGTTGACCTTGCAATACGTGCTCTTCACAATGCAATGAAGAGAGATTCCGCTTCCGGAGAAGGTATTGACGTCGTTGTGATCACAAAGGACAAGTATGAAAGACTTGATCAGGAAGAGGTTAAGGAAAAACGTAAAGCTTTATATTGA